The following are from one region of the Thiocapsa rosea genome:
- a CDS encoding diiron oxygenase, with protein MQTQTLSSHAPAAYGNNSIAALAKMGEVWKERAQVKNEEFEVEMMYSDVYDDFLDRLIPFHQHPRYGELGDEMRTKILSSGWIAYNEKTIDIETKIISPICNEIIYGTLPGTHDETIKWLAAQTLTDEAYHVLMVINTARMARTQRGLLDLRLPSFDLVNKIELEAAKYSENWQKKIVRACACIVSEVFISDYLSLLSDADGVQPINRITTDAHRKDELAHSGIFRHLTKEIVRHLTPRELAFFAQMLPRPMRWFASQELSVWETILQQLDYEHTKEVIGDIRAEAEVALFRVDFSELIELAEETGLLDTPEGCDSFQAEGLLEKVTVQ; from the coding sequence ATGCAAACCCAAACCCTTTCTTCTCATGCACCCGCCGCCTACGGCAATAATAGTATTGCCGCTCTTGCCAAAATGGGCGAGGTGTGGAAAGAACGTGCACAGGTGAAGAACGAAGAGTTCGAAGTCGAAATGATGTACAGCGATGTGTACGACGACTTCCTGGATCGGTTGATCCCGTTTCACCAGCATCCGCGTTACGGCGAGCTTGGCGACGAGATGCGCACCAAGATTCTGTCATCCGGCTGGATCGCCTATAACGAGAAAACCATCGATATTGAAACGAAAATCATCTCGCCCATTTGCAATGAAATCATCTACGGAACTCTGCCGGGTACGCATGACGAAACCATCAAATGGCTGGCCGCCCAAACTCTGACGGATGAGGCCTACCATGTGTTGATGGTGATCAATACCGCACGTATGGCCCGAACACAGCGTGGCTTGCTGGACCTGCGTTTGCCTAGCTTCGACTTGGTTAACAAGATCGAGCTTGAGGCGGCGAAGTATTCCGAGAACTGGCAAAAGAAGATCGTTCGTGCGTGCGCCTGCATCGTGTCCGAGGTGTTTATCAGCGACTATCTGAGCCTGCTGTCCGACGCCGATGGTGTGCAGCCGATCAACCGAATCACCACCGATGCGCACCGGAAAGATGAATTGGCGCACAGCGGCATCTTCCGTCACCTGACCAAGGAAATCGTCCGCCACCTGACGCCGCGTGAGCTTGCGTTCTTCGCGCAGATGCTGCCGCGTCCGATGCGTTGGTTCGCCAGTCAGGAGCTGAGCGTTTGGGAAACCATCCTGCAACAGCTCGACTATGAGCACACCAAAGAGGTGATTGGTGATATCCGGGCGGAAGCCGAAGTTGCCCTGTTCCGTGTCGACTTCTCGGAGCTGATCGAGCTTGCCGAAGAAACTGGCTTGCTGGACACGCCGGAAGGTTGTGATTCCTTCCAGGCGGAAGGATTGCTTGAAAAAGTAACAGTTCAATAA
- a CDS encoding SCO family protein, translating into MSPRTLLSVALALCLMAGLLWHSTAGLSAFTYETLRQTQAMRQQPPVSDWQLQDDQGNLVRLSDWDDQVLLVSFIFTRCTSVCGALGVRYSQLQRAMEAAGSNRVRLLSVSIEPAHDTPERLAEYRKRFGGTRTSWTIARPADEQILSTLIRETGLRVIPDRFGGFAHSDSLHWIRDGHLVRISAWTDPALEGLITDDG; encoded by the coding sequence ATGAGTCCGCGCACCCTGCTCTCCGTGGCGTTGGCCCTGTGCCTGATGGCAGGGCTGCTCTGGCATAGCACCGCCGGTCTCTCCGCATTCACCTATGAGACCTTGCGCCAGACCCAGGCCATGCGCCAACAACCGCCGGTCTCCGACTGGCAATTGCAGGACGACCAGGGCAACCTCGTCCGGCTGTCGGACTGGGACGATCAGGTCCTGCTCGTCAGTTTCATCTTCACCCGCTGCACCTCGGTCTGCGGAGCACTCGGGGTGCGTTACAGTCAGCTCCAGCGCGCGATGGAAGCCGCTGGCTCGAACCGGGTTCGCCTGCTGTCCGTAAGCATCGAACCCGCGCACGACACGCCCGAGCGTCTCGCCGAGTATCGAAAACGCTTCGGCGGCACGCGCACGTCCTGGACCATCGCGCGCCCGGCCGACGAGCAAATCCTAAGCACCCTGATCCGCGAGACTGGATTGCGCGTCATCCCCGACCGCTTCGGCGGTTTCGCGCACAGCGACTCGCTCCATTGGATTCGAGACGGCCACTTGGTCCGCATCAGCGCTTGGACCGACCCCGCGCTCGAAGGCTTGATCACCGATGACGGGTGA
- a CDS encoding cbb3-type cytochrome c oxidase subunit I yields the protein MTTTELGYATPEAQRAPVVKLYLGIGLLVFAGLMLVGVLMRAAQGAAMLTLAPDVFYQLMTLHGAGMVGTAGLAALAVNWYFLSQHVQLNPKIFLATLLLSLVAVAMIVGSILLGHFAAAWTFLYPLPAFSLGQWSKGAALTFVGGLLLLGVAFLLVYLDMGVAIVRRYGSIARALGLPMLFGREPIDATHSPTVVASAMVLIVNVAGIAVGAIVLIMTMLHLIYPALAPDALLMKNLIFFFGHVFINATIYSAVIAVYEILPLYARRPWRVSRPFLAAWLAVTLMVLAVYPHHLLMDFAMPPWMAIMGQIVSYASGIPVLVMTAFGGLMLVYRSGIRWDAASSLLVLSLFGWAAGIIPAVIDGMIHVNLVMHNTLWVPGHFHFYLLLGVLPMVLGFASYLCANGQQGRTGLVAVAVYATGGTLLCLSFLVSGALSVPRRFAVHEESWQWLGNVGALSGGIVLIGTLMIALPILQKLPRARLASTGIGARA from the coding sequence ATGACCACGACTGAACTAGGATATGCAACTCCCGAAGCGCAGCGCGCGCCGGTCGTCAAACTCTACCTCGGCATCGGTCTGCTGGTCTTCGCCGGGCTGATGCTGGTCGGCGTGCTGATGCGGGCGGCACAGGGCGCCGCGATGCTCACACTCGCCCCCGATGTCTTCTATCAGTTGATGACCTTGCACGGCGCGGGGATGGTGGGCACGGCTGGATTGGCTGCCCTCGCCGTCAATTGGTACTTCTTGAGTCAGCACGTGCAACTGAATCCAAAGATCTTTCTAGCCACGCTGCTCTTGTCCCTGGTCGCCGTCGCCATGATCGTCGGCTCCATCCTGCTCGGTCATTTCGCCGCCGCGTGGACCTTCCTCTACCCCCTGCCCGCCTTCTCGCTGGGACAATGGAGCAAGGGCGCGGCACTGACCTTCGTCGGCGGCCTGCTGCTGCTGGGGGTCGCCTTTCTGTTGGTCTACCTCGACATGGGCGTCGCCATCGTGCGTCGCTACGGCAGCATTGCCCGTGCCTTGGGGTTGCCGATGCTGTTCGGCCGGGAGCCGATCGACGCAACGCACTCGCCCACGGTCGTGGCCAGCGCTATGGTGCTCATCGTCAATGTCGCCGGCATTGCCGTGGGCGCGATCGTTTTGATCATGACGATGCTACATCTGATCTACCCGGCGCTCGCCCCCGACGCGCTGCTAATGAAGAATCTTATCTTCTTCTTCGGCCATGTGTTCATCAACGCGACGATCTATTCGGCCGTGATCGCGGTCTACGAAATCCTGCCTCTGTATGCTCGACGCCCATGGCGTGTCTCGCGACCCTTTCTCGCGGCATGGCTCGCCGTGACACTGATGGTGCTGGCGGTCTACCCCCATCATTTGCTGATGGATTTCGCGATGCCGCCCTGGATGGCGATCATGGGACAAATCGTGTCCTATGCCAGCGGCATCCCCGTCCTAGTGATGACCGCCTTCGGGGGGCTGATGCTCGTCTACCGATCGGGCATTCGCTGGGACGCCGCCTCAAGTCTGCTGGTGCTGTCACTGTTCGGCTGGGCGGCGGGAATCATCCCGGCGGTGATCGACGGCATGATTCACGTCAATCTGGTGATGCACAATACCCTCTGGGTGCCGGGCCATTTCCATTTCTATCTGCTGCTAGGCGTCTTGCCGATGGTGCTCGGATTCGCGAGCTACCTATGCGCCAACGGCCAGCAGGGACGTACCGGGCTTGTTGCGGTGGCGGTCTATGCCACTGGCGGTACCCTGCTCTGCCTGAGTTTTCTGGTGTCGGGGGCGCTCTCGGTGCCGCGTCGCTTCGCCGTGCACGAGGAGAGCTGGCAGTGGCTCGGCAACGTCGGCGCCCTGTCCGGCGGCATCGTCCTGATCGGCACCCTGATGATCGCCTTGCCGATTCTGCAGAAGCTGCCGCGCGCGAGGCTGGCAAGCACAGGAATCGGCGCACGCGCATGA
- a CDS encoding MOSC domain-containing protein translates to MFAEWLMARLERLFRRFRRAPAGRVTAIFVADAAGTPMRACEQTLALVDQGLAEDRYALGRGFWRLTDGCQVTLILAEDLRRAERRHGLPLDAGQHRRNLVVSGLVGVELRGRSLRIGEALLAWHRVRPPCGYLDRVAGAGMAKALGRHGGYCLRVREGGVIRVGDDVTVV, encoded by the coding sequence ATGTTTGCTGAATGGCTGATGGCGCGACTCGAGAGGCTGTTTCGGCGTTTCCGACGTGCGCCCGCCGGTCGCGTGACGGCGATCTTCGTCGCGGATGCGGCCGGGACGCCGATGCGTGCCTGCGAGCAGACCCTCGCGCTGGTCGATCAAGGGTTGGCAGAGGATCGCTATGCCCTGGGTCGTGGCTTCTGGCGGCTCACCGACGGCTGTCAGGTCACCCTGATTCTGGCCGAGGACCTGCGGCGTGCCGAGCGCCGGCATGGTCTGCCGCTCGACGCCGGGCAGCATCGTCGCAACCTGGTGGTGTCCGGATTGGTCGGGGTCGAGCTACGGGGCCGGAGCCTGCGGATCGGGGAGGCGCTGTTGGCGTGGCATCGGGTGCGCCCGCCTTGCGGGTATCTGGATCGGGTCGCCGGCGCGGGTATGGCCAAGGCGCTCGGACGACATGGTGGGTACTGCCTGCGGGTTCGCGAGGGCGGGGTGATCCGGGTGGGGGACGATGTGACCGTGGTCTGA
- a CDS encoding RES family NAD+ phosphorylase has translation MDPDLMDELYYLEGLTNERLRDEVGTIALVDREDRVCGPGSTPVMAAFTHIGVASRFSDGSFGVYYAAKTLHTAIEETTYHRARFLAYTREDAGEIDMRVYVGEVAKPLHDVRGAVYDHLHDPDDWRPSQAFGLAMRAVRSWGIVYRSVRDPGGECIAALRPPAVTIPRQGPHLSYVWDGTRIVRVYRKTLIQSS, from the coding sequence GTGGATCCGGACCTGATGGACGAGCTGTACTATCTCGAAGGGCTGACCAACGAGCGCTTGCGCGACGAGGTGGGAACTATCGCACTGGTCGATCGCGAAGACCGTGTTTGTGGTCCCGGCTCGACGCCGGTGATGGCCGCGTTCACGCATATCGGCGTGGCCAGCCGATTCAGCGACGGCAGCTTCGGCGTTTACTACGCGGCCAAGACCCTGCACACGGCCATCGAGGAAACGACGTACCACCGCGCCCGGTTTCTTGCCTACACACGGGAGGACGCCGGGGAGATCGACATGCGGGTGTACGTGGGGGAAGTGGCGAAGCCCCTGCACGATGTCCGGGGCGCGGTCTACGACCATCTGCATGACCCGGACGATTGGCGGCCATCCCAAGCGTTTGGCTTGGCGATGCGCGCGGTGCGGTCTTGGGGGATCGTCTATCGGTCCGTGCGGGACCCCGGAGGGGAGTGCATCGCCGCGCTGCGCCCACCCGCGGTCACCATCCCCCGGCAGGGTCCCCACCTCTCGTATGTCTGGGACGGCACCCGAATCGTCAGGGTCTACCGCAAGACACTGATCCAGTCCTCGTGA
- a CDS encoding MbcA/ParS/Xre antitoxin family protein: MSALPHPQTGFDPERLSSAALQAFFNLSARWGLTAAQERILLGNPPESTFFKWKAQKTARRLGRDVLDRISYLLGIAKALNILLPSPRAADEWVKKPNMAPLFHGQSALERMLGGSLIDLADVRRYLDAQRGL; this comes from the coding sequence ATGAGCGCACTCCCGCATCCCCAAACCGGTTTCGATCCGGAGCGACTCTCCAGTGCCGCCCTACAGGCATTTTTTAATCTTTCCGCACGTTGGGGGCTCACGGCCGCTCAGGAGCGGATTTTGCTCGGCAATCCTCCGGAGTCGACCTTCTTCAAATGGAAGGCGCAGAAGACGGCCCGGCGCCTTGGGCGGGACGTCCTGGATCGCATCAGTTACCTGCTGGGTATCGCCAAGGCGCTGAACATCCTCTTGCCTTCGCCGCGTGCGGCCGACGAATGGGTGAAGAAGCCCAATATGGCGCCGCTGTTTCACGGGCAGTCGGCGCTTGAGCGGATGCTCGGCGGGAGCCTGATCGATCTTGCGGATGTGCGGCGGTATCTGGATGCTCAGCGGGGACTCTGA
- a CDS encoding NAD(P)-dependent oxidoreductase — MQIALFGATGGTGRQVLEQALAAGHTVTALVRDPTKIEARSGVTLIQGDVLDQEATGRCVQGADAVICVLGSGVGAEPVEAQGTQRILEAMQTHGVRRLVAVTSLGVGDSREQVGAEFQRAMDTVLQPIIAAKTEQERLIRASGLDWTIVRPGGLGDGTRTGDYRSGTDPTLMAGLVSRADVAEFVLRQLSDTTDLHQCPAVT; from the coding sequence ATGCAGATCGCACTCTTTGGCGCCACCGGCGGGACCGGTCGGCAGGTTCTCGAACAGGCCCTCGCGGCAGGTCACACCGTGACGGCGCTGGTGCGTGATCCAACCAAGATCGAGGCGCGCAGCGGGGTGACGCTCATCCAGGGTGATGTGCTCGATCAGGAGGCGACCGGCCGTTGTGTTCAGGGAGCAGATGCCGTGATCTGCGTGCTGGGCTCCGGAGTCGGAGCCGAACCGGTCGAGGCGCAGGGTACGCAACGTATCCTTGAGGCCATGCAGACCCACGGCGTGCGTCGGCTCGTCGCCGTGACCTCGCTCGGAGTCGGGGACAGTCGCGAGCAGGTCGGCGCGGAGTTTCAGCGGGCCATGGACACGGTGTTGCAACCCATCATCGCGGCCAAGACGGAACAGGAGCGCCTCATTCGGGCGAGCGGACTGGACTGGACCATCGTGCGTCCCGGCGGGCTCGGTGACGGAACGCGCACCGGCGACTATCGCAGCGGCACTGACCCCACACTGATGGCCGGACTTGTGAGCCGGGCGGACGTGGCCGAGTTCGTCCTGCGCCAGCTGTCGGACACGACCGACCTGCACCAATGTCCGGCGGTGACCTGA
- a CDS encoding iron chelate uptake ABC transporter family permease subunit has translation MYSPSSPMRLLAGPAQDGIGTRIVWNIRLPRVAAALLAGAALGLAGTLYPGSRVLSGLAAQALTAVLGPNGVGKSTLLKLVAGILPLQSGRIRLDGADLPHLSRARRARLVAYLPQMIRPVQVSVFEAFLLGYAVMVPCGST, from the coding sequence GTGTACTCACCCTCAAGCCCTATGCGTCTGCTCGCCGGTCCCGCTCAGGACGGGATCGGCACCCGGATCGTCTGGAACATCCGTCTCCCGCGCGTCGCAGCGGCGTTGCTGGCCGGTGCCGCGCTCGGCCTCGCGGGGACCCTCTATCCGGGCTCGCGGGTCTTGTCCGGGCTTGCGGCGCAGGCCCTGACCGCCGTGCTCGGGCCGAACGGGGTCGGCAAGTCGACACTGCTCAAGCTCGTCGCCGGCATTCTGCCCCTGCAATCGGGCCGGATTCGACTCGACGGCGCCGACCTCCCGCACCTGAGTCGCGCGCGTCGCGCCCGGCTGGTCGCCTACCTCCCGCAGATGATCCGGCCGGTGCAGGTGAGCGTCTTCGAGGCGTTCCTCCTCGGTTACGCTGTCATGGTCCCGTGCGGATCGACGTAG
- a CDS encoding nucleoside deaminase, translated as MSVQSESSGRGVGETDAWPDHEHFMRRAITLARRGSAAGDGGPFGAVIVRDGRIIGEGWNRVIATRDPTAHGEMVAIRDACRQIGNSSLDGCALYTSGQPCPMCLGAIYWARIERVFYGFSIHDAARIGFDDHFIHEQLARPAEQRAIPEIALLREEALEILETYAANPDRMHY; from the coding sequence ATGAGCGTGCAGTCCGAGTCTTCGGGTCGCGGCGTCGGCGAGACCGATGCCTGGCCCGATCATGAACACTTCATGCGACGCGCCATCACGTTGGCCCGTCGGGGCTCGGCAGCGGGCGACGGCGGACCTTTCGGTGCCGTGATCGTGCGTGACGGGCGCATCATCGGGGAGGGCTGGAATCGGGTCATCGCCACCCGAGATCCGACAGCGCATGGCGAGATGGTCGCGATCCGCGATGCCTGCCGGCAGATTGGAAACAGCAGCCTGGATGGGTGCGCGCTTTACACCAGCGGTCAGCCCTGCCCGATGTGCCTCGGTGCAATCTACTGGGCGCGGATCGAGCGCGTGTTCTATGGGTTCAGCATCCACGACGCGGCGCGCATCGGCTTCGATGACCATTTCATCCACGAGCAGCTTGCAAGGCCGGCGGAGCAGCGTGCAATTCCCGAGATTGCGTTGCTTCGCGAGGAGGCGTTGGAGATCCTCGAGACCTATGCCGCCAATCCGGATCGGATGCACTACTGA
- the mtnC gene encoding acireductone synthase, with the protein MMPVEAVVLDIEGTTTSIAFATDMLYPYARERLPNYIRQHRSEPEVAAIMDEAREAGGVWNDEAVVVRMCHWMERDQKVTPLKTLQGLIWEEGYRNGELVTPLYADVAPALRNWHASGLQLYIYSSGSVHAQRLIYGHTVAGDLTQLLSGYFDTRTGPKREVGSYRRIAEVIGVPTRRILFLSDVREELDAAREAGWQTVWMVREGLAGPAAAHRRATRFDRIPL; encoded by the coding sequence ATGATGCCTGTCGAGGCCGTGGTGCTGGATATCGAGGGTACGACCACGTCGATCGCGTTCGCGACCGACATGTTGTACCCCTACGCCCGGGAGCGCCTGCCCAACTATATCCGCCAACACCGCAGCGAGCCCGAAGTGGCGGCGATCATGGACGAGGCGCGCGAGGCGGGCGGCGTGTGGAACGACGAGGCGGTGGTGGTGCGCATGTGCCATTGGATGGAGCGGGACCAGAAGGTCACGCCGCTGAAGACCCTGCAGGGGCTGATCTGGGAGGAGGGATACCGCAACGGCGAGCTGGTGACGCCCCTTTATGCGGACGTGGCCCCGGCGCTGCGGAACTGGCACGCGAGTGGGTTACAGCTCTACATCTACTCATCGGGATCGGTGCACGCGCAGCGGCTGATCTATGGCCACACCGTCGCCGGCGACCTGACGCAGCTGTTGTCCGGCTATTTCGACACCCGCACCGGACCCAAACGGGAGGTCGGCTCCTACCGACGCATCGCCGAGGTCATCGGCGTCCCTACTCGGCGCATCCTGTTCCTGTCGGACGTGCGCGAAGAGCTCGACGCCGCCCGCGAAGCGGGGTGGCAAACGGTCTGGATGGTGCGCGAGGGGCTCGCGGGACCGGCCGCCGCCCACCGGCGAGCCACGCGCTTCGACCGGATTCCGCTGTGA